The nucleotide sequence AGCCGAAGCGGTTACGGTATACGTGCCTGGGGCCAAGTGCGGGAAGGAAAAAGTGCCAGCGCTGTCGGTAATGGTCTGCACCACAGGAATAGTACCCTTCATAACAATGACAGTGGCATTACCAAGCGGATTGCTCCCTGTGTCCGAGACAGTCCCATTCAATACCCCTGCCAGTTTTTCCAATTCGAGGTCAACCGGTGTAGTAGCTCCAGCATTGATCTCGATCCCAACTGTTTGGCCCGCATACCCCTCTGCCGCAACCGTAAGGACATAGGTTTCCGGACCTAGCAAGGATAAAGCGTAGTCTCCATTCGCGTCGGTTAATGTCTCTCCTACAGCAATTCCCGAACGAGTGACCACCTTGATACTCGCATTCGGGATTCCCTCACCCGTTTGCGCATCGGAAATGGTTCCACTTACCGTTCCAAATGCAGTCGTCAATGAAAAATCAAGTACTTTGGCATCGCCCGCTTGCAGACTGATTCCAGCTAATTGTGTGGAAAAGCCTGCGGCACTGACACGAATTTGATAAACACCTTCTGCGAGCTTTGTCAGCAGATACGTACCAGCTCCATCTGTTGTCGTTTCCGTCAGCGTAATACCTGTCTGGTTCAGCACTTCCACCAATGCCCCGGCAATCGGTATGCCACCCGGACCTGTCACCAGACCCGAGAGCTGGGCAACCGATGTTTGGAGTACTACATTTTGTGTAGTCGCCTGGGCTCGAATGACATTGATTGCGACTGTGGCTGGCCGGAATGTATCCGCACTGACTGCAAGGGTGTAGGAACCCGGCACGACATTGGTAAACTGATAGGTCCCCCCTCCCCCAGTCACTGCCTGGTTTACGGTCACGCCTGTCGTATTAATGAGCTTTACCACTGCCCCCGAGATGGGTGCCAACCCGGTATCTGTTATCGTTCCATTCACCTGACCCGGACTCGGAGGAAGCAAAATGTCTGCTCTTGTGGTCTGCCCTGCCAAAACGCTCACGAACTGGATTTTGGGGTCATAAGTTGGCGCGGTCACCGACACAGAATACAGACCAGGAGCCAATCCAACAAACGAATAGGCACCATCTGTGTCTGTTGTCGTCGTTCCGATTAGTACAGGAATCGAATCATACAGCGCGACCTGCGCACCTGCTACAGGCAAGTTCGTGGACTGGTCAAGCACCACACCAGCAACACTTCCAGCCAAGTTAACCGTGATGACAATATTATCCTGAACAGGAGAAAGCGTCCTGCCAGAAAAGCTGTCTACGCCTGTGACTGTCGCTGTGTTTAAACGCCGCGTTCCGCCTGGAGAGACCGCGAAAACCCCATTGACCGTAAATGACAAACTGGCAGTAGATCCAGCGGCCAAATTGCCGATCGTCCAGCTTAGTACCTTCGTGAGGGGATTGTAGATGACAGATCCGATATTGGTTGCGTTTACCGTAAAAGCCGTAACCTGATCCAGCTCGATCAAGTCGTTGACAACGACTGTCGTTGCTTGGCTCTTCCCGGTATTGGTGACAATGATCGATCCCGCCCATTGCGACAGTTGTCCTGTGGTAACGACGGCTGGTCCTGCTGTTACCTGCTTATCAATGGCAAGGCTGGCTCGAACGTCTCCTGTCGCCACCGTAGTCGTATTGCTCAAGGAATTGACAAAGCTTAAGCCTTCACTGGTCCGCAGAGAGTCCTTGTTGTAATTGTTGTCATTGGCAGAGGTAAAAGGAAGGAAACGAAGGGAGGTAAGAGAAGTAACACCAATCGTTGAAAAAAAGGTAGCAGCCGGCATGACGAGGTCAATGAAGTAATCAGGAGTACCGCTAAAATTTGAACCGTCATTGGTCAGCCGCACACGAGCCGTGTCAAAATTGATAATTGGCGCTTGCCAGTTCGGCGCTCCACTGCCGTTTGTCCCCTCCGCTTGATCCGTCCACGAATTGAATTCAACTACCGTGTTTTGAATCAAGGCAATCTGGTTGCGCAAACCTTGCACCCCCAGCATCCACTGATACGTGCCAGCGACTCCGGTTGTATTGATCAAGTAGCCCCAGGCATAGTTTTGAAAGCCTGTTTTTTGCGAATTTCTTGGGTCTTCGTTGACTCTCATCCGAAAATAGAGATACGTTCCATCGTAAGCCAAAAAGGCAACCGGAAACGTAGAGTTTCCTACCAAGTCGACAGAACCGGGACTTTCATCGTTCGGGACGTCCCCAAATGGACTTCCGCCGAGGGTAAACGGGATGAATTGACTGTCAGAAGGATAGGCCATTTTTCTTCCTCACCTCTCCCCTCTAACATATGTGCATAGAGTGATATGGCCCCCGCCCTTCCGTTGCTAATTGGCTTGTCCGTGCCCGTCCAAACAAAAAAAGGGCTTTCACCCGCAAATATTTCTTGCGAGGAAACCCTCTTCCTTCCTTTATGGCCTACCTTACATAAATACGCGATAGCCAAGCAGAATAACCAGCACCAAAACGACAATACAGCCGATGAAGAAGCCGATGCTGCCTTCTTGTCGCTTTGCTTTGCCCAAGGACATTTCCATCAAACCGAAGGCAATAACTGCGATGATGCCCTTCACGTAGTAATAGAAATCCGTTGCGTGACCCACGAAAAGCATCCAAGCTCCCGATACAAGAATGATGACCATCATGAGTCTGAGCAGCATATGTACGATCTTGCCTGCTTTTGCTTTACCCACGCGATACAGGATGTAGGCAACGATCAAGAGCACGAACGCAACTTCCCAGCTACCCACATGCGCTTCAATTAACGCTTTGTACGGCAAAAAATTCAACCCCTTTACTCCTAAATTCAATCTTGTCCATTATACCAGAAGAAGGGGAAAAATGCTGATGTCCCAATGCGTGGCAGTATTGTGACCAGGCTTTTTGGGGGATGAACAAGAGGCTACCTGTGATCGGCAACCTCTTGTTTCTAGCAAACGATCCTATCGCAGCAAAAATCCGTCTTTCAGCGGGTCCGAAGGGTCAACGACAAATTGATGCAGACCTGTGATGAACGCCTTGCCTTCTATGCTCGGGATGACAGCCGGATAACTCCCCACCTGCGTGGTTGCTACCACCTTGCCGATAAACTGGCTCCCGACAATTCCTTCATGCACAAACGATTCTCCAGCAGCCAGCTTCCCTCGTGCATGCAAGGTGGCTACGCGAGCCGCAGTACCTGTACCACATGGGGAGCGGTCGATCTGCTTATCGGCGAAAATTGTCACGTTGCGCAGGTCTGATCCTTCCACTCTCGGCTTATCCGAGATAATCACCCCGTAAATTCCTTTGAGCTCAGGCTCCAACGGATGAACCACCTCCATTTTCGCCTCGATTTGATCCTTGATTCGTCTGCCCCACTCTTGCAGCTCGGCCAATTGTTCGATATCCACCTGAACCCCGATATCTTCTGCCTGTACGACTGCATAGAATGCTCCTCCAAAAGAAATGTCCACTGAAAAAGCACGTCCGCCCCATTCAATAGGAACATCTTGTGCCAAGACAAAGGAAGGGACATTTTCAAACGAGACGGAATGGACCAGCGATTCTTTCACAGTGGCGTGTGCAATAATTCTTCCTGCCGGACTGTCAATCACAATAGGCTCTGTTGGAACTTCCAGCCGAAGTACTCCCGTCTCAATGGCAGCCGTCACTACCGCAATGACTCCATGTCCGCACATGGTACTGTAGCCCTCGTTATGCATGAACAGCACTCCAAATGCCGCATCTGGGCTAACGGGCTCTGTCATGACACAGCCGTACATACCATGATGCCCGCGCGGTTCATACATGAGTACCCGCCGGATATGATCCAGCTCCTCCCGAAAGTATCGT is from Brevibacillus brevis and encodes:
- a CDS encoding proline racemase family protein, translated to MHINQLFTTIEAHTGGEPLRIITGGIPPLAGETILEKRRYFREELDHIRRVLMYEPRGHHGMYGCVMTEPVSPDAAFGVLFMHNEGYSTMCGHGVIAVVTAAIETGVLRLEVPTEPIVIDSPAGRIIAHATVKESLVHSVSFENVPSFVLAQDVPIEWGGRAFSVDISFGGAFYAVVQAEDIGVQVDIEQLAELQEWGRRIKDQIEAKMEVVHPLEPELKGIYGVIISDKPRVEGSDLRNVTIFADKQIDRSPCGTGTAARVATLHARGKLAAGESFVHEGIVGSQFIGKVVATTQVGSYPAVIPSIEGKAFITGLHQFVVDPSDPLKDGFLLR
- a CDS encoding YisL family protein; its protein translation is MNFLPYKALIEAHVGSWEVAFVLLIVAYILYRVGKAKAGKIVHMLLRLMMVIILVSGAWMLFVGHATDFYYYVKGIIAVIAFGLMEMSLGKAKRQEGSIGFFIGCIVVLVLVILLGYRVFM